The following nucleotide sequence is from Granulicella aggregans.
GCTCCCTTGGTGGAGCGGAAGCGTCTTATATACTGAAGACCCGACGATGCCTGCAAACGAAAAGACGCACCGCAACTCCTATGTAATTTGGATCGTCGCAGCTGCCCTGCTCGTAGCGGCGATTCTCTTCATTCGCTGGAAGACGAAGGATCGCGTTGTCATCCGCGCGTCGACGGTGAGCCGCCAGAGCCTTGAGAGCTCGACCTCTACGAACGGCAAGGTGGAGCCGATCCACGAGTACCAGGCCCACGCCGCCTTTCCGGGAGTAGTGAAGCGGCTGTACGTGCAGGTTGGTGACAAAGTCCCAGCCGGCGCTCTCCTCGTGACGATGGATGACACCGATATCCGGTCACGTCTGGCCGGCGCGGCGGTATCGATCAGTACGGCGAAGATTGGGCTCGACGCAACGCAACATAATGGGACGCAGGAAGAACGTCTCGCCTTATCCGGCGACCTGGAGCGTGCAAGGTCTCAGAAGCAGCAGGCGGCTACTGAGCTTGCGGCGCTACAGCAGCTACAACAGAAGGGCGCAGCCTCTGCGGCGGAAGTAGCCGCCGCGCAACAGCGCCTGCAGGCGGCAACAAGCACTCTTGATGGCCTTCAGGCGCGCAGCGAACGCCGCTACAGCCCTTCAGAGCTCGAGCGAGCGCAGCAACAGCTTGTGAATGCTCAGGCGGACCAGGCTGCGGCGGAACGCAGCTACGCTCTGGCGAATATCCGCGCGCCTTTTGCGGGCACCGTCTACTCCGTGCCCGTGGCCGAGTACGACTATGTTCCCGCAGGTGAGGACCTCCTCGACATCGCCGACCTCAACCAGATCCAGGTTCGCGCCTACTTTGACGAGCCGGAGATCGGTAAGCTCGCCATCGGTCAGAAGGTAACGATTGTATGGCCCGCCAAGCCGCTGAAGACCTGGCATGGCCATATCGACCAGGTTCCTTCTACGGTCATCACCTACGGCACGCGTAACGTCGGCGAGTGCCTGATTACCGTCGACGATGCGCAGGGTGACCTACTGCCGAACACAAATGTCACCGTGACTGTGACGACTTCCCACAGCAGCGACGTGTTGAGCATCCCCCGTGAGGCTCTGCATACCGATGGGCCGCGAGACTATGTCTTTCGTGTCGTCAACAACAAACTGGTGCGCACAGCAGTCCAGATTGGAGTCGTCAACCTGACCCGGGTTGAGATCATCTCCGGTCTGAGCGATAAGGATGTCGTTGCTCTCAGTGCCACCAGCGACAGCGAACTCTCCAACGGCTTGCCCGTAAAAATCGTCGAATAACATGGCTTACCGGCTCCCCACGATTTCGCTGTTCGCGATGTTCTTTCTCCTCCGTCTCACCGCGGTAGCGGATGTCGTCCACGCGACGACAGCCTTGAATCAAGGCCGGGTCGACGAAGCGGCATTGGAACTCCGGAGTGATCTCAAGATGCATCCTCACGACGCCGTACTTCACCAGATGTTGTGCAGAGCGTTTTACTCGGAGGAGCTTGCCGACCGTGCTATCGGAGAGTGCGAGGCTGCTGTCGCCGACACGCGTTCTGACGACGCGTTATTAAGCGAGAACCTGATGTGGCTTGGGCGAGCCTACGGTCTCAAGGCTTCACGCGCGAATCCGATCTCCGCATTCCGTATCGCCAAGAAGGTAGTAGCATCGTTTGAGCGCTCAACCCAGGTTGACGCGAAGAATGTCTCCGCCCTCAGCGATCTTGGAGAGTATTACGTTGGCGCGCCATCGATCGTTGGCGGCGGACTCGACAAGGCTGACCGCCTCGTCCTACGAATGCAGCCCGTCTCCGCAACCAAGGCCCACAGGCTGCTGGCGATGATCGCCGAGAAGCGCGATGACTACGAAACGTCGGAGGCGGAGTTCAAGCGCGCCTTCGAAGCTCAGCGAACGCCTCAGACATTGATCGACGTTGCCGGCTTCTACCAGCGCCGCAAGCAGTGCGACGAGGCAGTATCGACGGTCAGGACGCTCGTGCGGATGGACCGGGCGAAAGACTCAGCCATCGTCGATGCGGCCAGCGTTCTCACCGCCTGTAATCGCGAGCCGCAACTGGCGCGGGAGTTACTTTCCAGCTACCTCACCTCACCGGCAAGATCCGACAACGCACCCGCAGCGCGGGTGCATGTGCAACTGGGCGATCTGATTGCCAAATCCGGTGATTCAGAAGGCGCGCGCCGCGAGTACGAGGCGGCACTTGCCCTTGCCTCCGAGTATGCTCCCGCTCGCAAAGCTCTGCAGGCACGCTAACTAATCGAGATACCATGAAATTCAGCCGCACACGCAGCATGACACAGAGAGGCCGGCGACGATCGATGCTCCGCTTCCCATCATTTCTACTGGCCACCGCGGCTCTCTTTGTGCCGTGTGTCGCCGCGCAGGCGCAGATCTCTTTCTCTTCGGCCATGGACCTTGCGCTTCGGAGCGATCCAAAGATCAAAGCCGCCGAAGCGACCGTGGAGAAGGCCCGTGCCCAACTGGCCACCACGCGTGACGCCTTCATCCCGGGCGTCAGCGTGAATGGAGGATATGGAACCTCCACCGGAGTTCCGCTGAGCGTTCCCGTCGTCTTCAGCCTGGCGAGTCAATCGCAGATCTTCAACTTCGCCCAGCGCGACAATTCACGCGCAGCGGCGGCGGGACTGCAGGCTGCCCTGCTGGCAGCTGAAGAGTCTCGCGACCAGGTGACCGAGGATGTCGCCGTAACTTACCTGAACCTGGACAACGCGCAGCGCCGCCGGGGCGCGATGTCCCAGGAGTACGAGTTCGCCTCCAACCTCACCAAAATCGTGCAGGAGAGGCTGGATGCCGGCCGCGATACGCGAATCGAACTCTTGAAGGCGAAGCGCACCGCAGCCCAGGTCCACCTTCAGCTGCTCCAGATCGACGACCAAATCGCCGGTCTCTCCGACCACCTGTCTCGTCTCATCGGGCTTCCCGGAAATCATCTCAGCTCGGTAACAGCGTCGATTCCGACGCTTCCCGCGATCTCGACACTGACCGGCGATGCGCCGGACAGCTACGGCATAAAGGCCGCCGAGGAGACCGCGCGCAGTAAGCAGTTTGTGGCCTTCGGCGAAGCGCGATACCGCTTCCGTCCGCAGCTGAGCTTCGGAGCGAACTACAGCCGCATCAGCACCAGTCAGACGAACTACGTCGATTACTATCCCGGATTCAAGCAAAAGAGCGAAAGCGCTGCGTCCATCGGCATCCAGATCACGATCCCGCTCTACGACCGTCTCCATGACGACCGTGCCCGCGAGTCCGCCGCCGAAGCAAAGCGGGCGCAGTTCGAGGCGGAGGGGCAACGCAGCCAGTTCCTTGAGGGCCGCGCACGTCTGCAGCACAGCGCCAGCGAGCTTGAAGCGCGTAGCGATCTGGCCGGCATCGACCGCGAACTTGCGCAGGAGCAGCTTGATATTGTGCTGGCGCAGCTTTCGGCGGAGCACGGGAGTGTTGGAGGGCCGCTAATGACTCCCAAGGATGAACAGAACGCCCGCCTGCAGGAACGCGCTCGGGCGATCGATCTGCTTGAAGCGGAGTTCCAGCTGAACCAGGCGCAGATCAACCTGATGCGCCAGACCGGACAGCTTGAAAGCTGGGTGAAGCACCTGGAGGCGAATTCGGTTGCGCCAGCTGCGTCTACGACGATCGTGCCTGGTTCAGGCTCGGTCACGCCCTAAGCGACTCAGCGGCGATACCCTTCCAACAACCAACGCTTCGCGGCTCCAAGGGCTAACGGAGTGGTAAACTATGAGGTAGCGATGAAGCCACTTAAGACACTCTTTCTGAACCCGCCTTCCTTTGAGAAATTTGATGGTGGAGCCAGCTCCCGCTGGCCCGCGACACGTGAGATCGAATCCTACTGGTACCCGGTATGGCTCACCTATCCCGCCGGCATGCTCGAAGGCTCTCGCCTCGTCGACGCTCCGCCGCACCACCTCAGCTGGCAGGATGTGGTCGAAATCCTTAAGGACTACGAGTTCCTCGTCCTCTTCACCAGCACGATGGGCTGGGAGGGCGACCAGAAGATGGCCGAGGTCATCAAGCAAACCTATCCGTCGATCAAGATTGCCTTCGTCGGACCTCCGGTGACCACCTCACCAGACAAGGCGCTGAATGAGTGCCCGGCAATCGACTTTATCTGCCGCCGCGAGTTCGACTTCTCCGTCGTGGAGTTCGCGAATCACAAGCCTCTTGCAGAGATCCTTGGCGTCAGCTACAAGGAAAACGGTGTCATCCAGCACAACGCAGATCGTCCGCAGGTCACTCCGGAAGAGCTGGACGAGATGCCCTGGGCGACCGAGATCTACCATCGCGATCTCGATGTCACCAAGTACTCGGTTCCCTTCCTGCTACACCCTTATGTGTCTCTCTACTCGACACGCGGCTGCCCGGCTCAGTGCACCTTCTGCCTGTGGCCGCAGACGCTCTCGGGCCACGCCTGGCGCAAGCGGTCTACAGATGATGTCGCTGCAGAGATGAAGCAGGCGAAGGAACTCTTCCCGCACGTAAAAGAGTTCTTCTTCGACGATGACACCTTCAATATCCAGCGCGCCCGCACGGTCGAGCTGTGCGAGAAGCTGAAGCCGCTTGGCTTGACGTGGTCCTGCACCTCGCGCGTCACCACGGACTACGAGACCCTGAAGGCAATGAAGGAAGCGGGCTGCCGCCTGCTGATCGTCGGCTACGAGTCCGGCGACGAGCAGATCCTGAAGAACATCAAGAAGGGTGCGACCGTTCAGCGCGCGCTCGACTTCACCCGTGACTGCCACAAACTCGGCCTGGTCATCCACGGCGACTTCATCCTCGGCCTGCCCGGAGAGACGAAGGAGTCGATCCGCAACACGATCGAGTTCGCGAAACAGCTCGATTGCGAGACGATCCAGGTCTCGATTGCGCACGCCTTCCCTGGTACGGAGTTCTTCGACTACGCGAAGGCCAACAACTTCATTACCAACGAAGCGATGAGCGACGATGGCGGCCACCAGATGGCGCACATCGAATACCCTGGCCTTCCCGTCGAGTACGTGATGGAGATGGTGCACAAGTTCTACGACGAGTACTACTTCCGCCCCAAGGCGGCCTTCCGCGTGGTGTGGCAGGCGATCGTCAACCGCGATGTGCCCCGCCTCTACACCGAGGCCGTTAGCTTCATGAAGCTCCGCTCGCAGCGCAACAAGGCTGCCCGCGCTGCGAAGGAAGCCAACGCAGTGAAGGCTCAGGAATCGGTCAGCATGAACGCGTAGCGTTCACGAACTCCAACGAAGAGGCGGTCAGCAAGTCTGCTGGCCGCCTTTCTGATTTTGCTCGAAGGAAAATGAAGCACACCCTCTCATTCCGGCGTTACCTGATCCTGCTCGCCGTGATGCTGACCGTATCGGTCGGCGACACGATGCTGTCGCATGGCATGGCGCAGGTTGGGCCCGTATCGGCGCATCATCTCGGACTGTTGCTCGTCGCAATGAAGAACCCCTGGATCATCGGTGGAATCCTTCTGCTCATCGGATACTTCGCAAGTTACCTTACCGCATTGAGCTGGGCCGACCTCACCTTCGTCCTCCCTTCCACCGCCTTCAGCTACGTAGTCATCGCGTTGCTGGCGAAGTTTTGGCAGCATGAGACGATCTCTCTTTATCGCTGGCTGGGAATCATGCTGATCGTCTGCGGTGTCGGGTTCGTCGCGAACGGGCCATCGCTCACCGAGCATCCGCCAAAGCCCTCAGAGAAAGAGATGGAGGAGGTATGACGACCGTCGGCGTGGCCGAGAAATGGGCTCTGATTGGCGTTGTCGCGGTCTCGGCGATTGCGGGAGATATCCTCACTGCGGGCGCGATGCGTCGCATTGGCGATCTCGACCTGATCCGGGCGAAATCGGGAATTTTGGGCGCGGTCAAGGCGGTCGTTACCAACCCAATGTTTCTGCTCGGTGTGTGTTCCATGGCTGTGAGTTTCTTCTCGCTGCTGTTCACCTTGAGTGTCGTCGATGTTTCGCTCGCGACCCCGGCAAGCGCGGCGATCACCTACATTGGCAACGCCTTCGCGGCGAAGTTCTTCCTGCACGAGAACGTCGACAAACGCCGCTGGATCTCCGCCGCGTTCGTCACCGCAGGCGTCGTTCTTCTAGCGAAGTAACGACTTAAGCCAGGGTGCCCCATCCATCGCGCCGTTGCTTCTCGCGATGGGTGGGACGTAGAACGCACGAGCTAACGAACCAGCAGCGGCATCAACCCCGTAGCCGGAAGCTCTGCAGAAAGATACCGAGCAGCATCCCCCACAATCGCTCCGGCCGCGAGCCTCCCACCCCGTATAGCCCCCTCCATCGTTGATGGCCACTCGGTCGCGGTCCAGTCTCCAGCAAGAAAGAGCCCTGGCCATTGCGTCTTCTGCGTGGGCCGGTAATGATCAAGCCCTGGCGTCACCGAAAACGTTGCGCGAGCCTCTTTCAACACGCTCGACTTCACCAGCCGTGCGGTCTTAATCGCCGGAAAGAACATTGCTAGCTCTTCAAGGGCGGATGCGAGTATCGCTTCCCTCCCCATCTTCAACTCCGGCCAAGACGCGCTGATCACCAGCTCAAGATAAGTCCCGCGCGAAGCCGGCCAGCGACGTATTCGTGACTTGGTGAAGATCCATTGAATACGCGTATCGAGCAGGACGGCATGGTCTACATCGATCACCTCACGGTCGTACCAGAGATGAATCGTAGTGATGGGCGCAGCGATAAAGTGGTCGAATCCAGAGGCGATGGGAGCGCCATCCGGCAGTCCGCGCAGGATGCCCTGCGTCTGCTTGAAGTCCACCGCCAGAATGACGTTACTCGTCTCGAAGTCTGCGCCATCGGTCGTGACGCGCCAGCGATCTCCGGCAATCTGTTCAAGCGCTGTCATGCCGGTCTTCAGGCGCACATCGACACCACGCGATTGCGCCAGATCCGTCAGTGGCGCGAGCCACTCGCTAAGCGGCAGCGCGGGAATCCCAAGGCGACCGGCCTGCGGCGACCGTAGAAACGATTCGTGGAAGACCTTGCCTGCATACTTCGTCGAGCAGTTGTCGAAGCCATCGTTCAGGGCTCCAACCACGACCGGCTCCCAGAAGTGGCGAATCCCCCGCTCAGTCTGATGCGTTCGTTTCAGCCACGCCGCAAAGCTCTCTGCATCCGAGGCCGGATAGCCACGCAAAAACTCCATCAGTCCACGTGCGATGCCTATCTTGTCACCAAGCCCAAGCATCGGGGCACGCAGAAAGCTCATCGTCTGATGCGACGGCGCGGGCAGCGATCCAGGTGCAAGCCGCGTCCTATTGCCATTGGGCTCGAGGAAGAAGAGTTCGTCGTACCAGCGGATCGTGTCTGCCGCACCAGCTTGTTCGAACAGATCAATCAAGTTTGTGCAACAGCCCAGGATGACGTGCTGCGAATCGATAACCTCTTCGAGCGCAGGATGCGGATAAGAGTAGGCACGTCCGCCCAGCGTCGGCCGCCGGTCGAGCACGGTGATGCTGTTGCCACTGGTGCCCGCTCCGCCTTGCGACAGGGCAAGCGCAGCGGCAGTTCCCGCAAGCCCACCACCGACAACGACTACGTCACGCTGAATCGCTCCGCTCATCCGAAGATTCGGTTCCTGAAGGACAGCAGAACTCCCTGCGCGAGAATCGTCAGCTTCTGCGCAGTCGGCACCGAGGCACGCTCGCTGAAGACATCATAGTCCGCGGCGATGATGCGCTCCAGCAGACGGCGGTAGATGGTCACCAGCACCCACAACGCCGCGCGGCTGTCGCGGTCGATCAGAGGCAGCAACTGCTGCGCCGAGCCGTAGTAGACCTCAGCTTTTTCGCCAAGAGCGCGCAGCATCTGGCGATCATTCTCAACCGGCAGTTCTCCCGAGGAGAGTACTTGCAACCGGTCGAAGGTGAGCCCATATCCCGCCATGAGGTCGAGCGGGAGATAGGAGCGCCCGCGTTCGGCGTCTTCCTTCACATCGCGAAGAATGTTCGTCAACTGGAAGGCTATGCCGGTCTCTTCGGCAAACTTCTCGGCGCGCGCGTCTGAGTAACCAAAGATCCGAATGCACACGAGGCCAACCACCGATGCGACGAGATAACAATAGCGATAGAGTGCGTCGAAGTCGGCATAGCCGCTTATTTGGCCGTCATCTGTCTCGTCCGGGTAGAGGTCCATCGTCGTGCCCTGCACAAGCTGCTCGAGCAGATCGTCCGAGATGCCGAAGCGGGCCTGTGTGTCACGCACCGCGACGAAGACCGGGTCTGTGTCTTCGAGCGTGGATCGCCTCCATGCAGCGATCCACTCGTCCATCATCACGCGACGAACTTCGATGGAGAAGGTCTCGTCGTCGGAGAGGTCATCGGCCCGGCGCATGAAGGCGTAGATCGCGCACATGGCGTCGCGCTTGGCTCGCGGCAAAACGCGGAAGGAGTAGTAGAAGTTCTTCGCCTCGCGCTTCGCGATAGCCTCGCAGACCGCGTAGGCCGCGGCGATCTCCAAAGTAGGCGGCTCCATGGAGACAGGTGCGTTCACGATCTCGCTCCAAGCAGCTTGCCCCAGACCGCCCCTGCGAGCAGTTGAAGCTTGCGTGATTTCGAGACCTCCGGGCGGCTCTTCAACGTGTTGAAGTCCTGCGCGGCGATCGCGTCCAGGATAGACTCGCCGCCTTTGCGGAAGAGATCCAGAGTGGTCGCAAGCTCGCGATCAACATGCTGGCTGATCGCGCTTCCCTCGAGCAGCATCTCTCGTGTGTACGTAACGAGATGCTGCATCAGCGCTCGAAAATGCGGCGTAAACCGGCGTGCAGCAATATCGTCGTCGGTTACGCCAAACTGCGTCATCAGATTGGCAGGCAGATAGCGACGGCCACGCTCCCAGTCCTCGACCACATCCTGCCAGAAGTTTGCGAGTTGCAGCGCGGTACAGATCTTATCGGAGAGCAGAGCGAGCGACTCTTCGCGGTGGCCGGAGATCAGCAGGACGAGTCTTCCCACGGGATTTGCCGAGTCATGCGAGTACGCATTCAGCTCGGCAAGCGACTCGTAGCGCGTCTTCGTCTGGTCGAGCCGAAAGGCGGCCAGCAGATCGTGAAAGAGATGACGCGGCAGGTTGTGTTCCACGATGGTCTCATGCAGCGCGACAAAGACTGGGTGCCGCGATTGTGCAGGCGCGTCGTAGCACTCGTCGAGCAGAGCTCCCCACTCATCGAGGAGGCGAAGTGCGGTCTGCGGATCGGCGACCTCATCACCAAGATCGTCTGATACGCGGCAGTACGCGTAAACACTCTCGAAGTGTGGACGCACTGCCTTGGGCAGGAACCACGTCGCAACGTGGAAGTTTTCGTAGTGCGTAGTAGCTAGATTGCGGCACCACAGCTTCGCCTCAGTCAGCGTAGGCCGCACAGCGGGCATGAGGTACTGCGGCGAAGCGCCTTCAAGATTGCCATGTACGGAAACGGCTAGCTCTGCCGGCGAGCTCATCGTGCGGCTCCCACCAGTACCGACTCAGCCCGTGCGGGGCTCTCTAATAGTTCGCTGCCAGGGAAGATCGCCGTCTTGATCTCCAGCCGTGACGCTCCGCGGGAGCGAGTCAGCATCTTGTGGAAGAGCTGCGGGACGTCAGCAAGCGACGCCCGGCCCGTAATATACTCCGACGCTTTGAAGCGACCGCTTGTGATGAGTTCGAACGCTGTCTGGCAGGCGGCTGGGGTGTGATGGAAGCTGGCCTTCAGCGTGATGTCGCCGTAGTGCAGGCGGTTCGTATCGAGCGTGACGCGCGTCCCTGAAGGTGGCCCGCCGAAGAAGTTCACGGTCCCGCCCTTGCGTACCATATCGACGGCCCATCCCCACGTCATGGGAGTGGCGACCGCTTCAATCACGGAGTCCCCGCCGCGCTGCTGCGGAGTCAACGCACGTGTGGCGGCAACCGTATCGATCCGATCGTGGATCTGCACCACCTGAGAGGCCCCAAAGAGCTTCGCCGATGCGATCTGGTCTTCTCGCTTGACCACGGCAATTACGTTGATGCCCGCCAGTTCTGCCGCGTGCATGAACATCAGCCCGATAGGCCCTGCACCTACGACCACCATCGTGTCACCGGGCCGCGCCATGGTCTCCTCCAGGCCGCGAACCACGCAGGCCAAAGGCTCGGTCAGAGCGGCGTGCTCAAAGGCAACTCCCTCGGGAATACGTAGTGTGTTCTTCTCGACGATCCTCGCAGGAACCCGGATGTACTCCGCGTAGGCACCGTTATTGAACAGCAGGTCCTCGCAGAGATTCTGCTGGTCGTGCTCGCAGAAGAAACACACGTCACAAGGCGCGGAGTTCAACGCGACGACACGGTCGCCTATAGAAAATCGTGTAACGCCCTCTCCAACGGCGGAGACCGTTCCGGCCAGCTCGTGACCGAAGGGAATGGGCGGCTGCAGCATCATCGCGTGGTAACCGCGACGATAGACCTTCAGGTCCGTACCGCAGGTCAGCGCCGCCCCGACACGGACTACGATCTCTCCCTCCTCCGGCAACGGAACGGGAACCCGTTCCAACCGGAGATCTTCCTTGCCATACAGCACCGCTGCGAGCATTTGATTCGACGTTCTCATTCTCTTGATTTTCTCACCGATGGGCCTGGAGATGTGCCATGCCGTGTGCCGAGCGATTTGATCAGAGAAAATCCGCTCCCCAGCTGAAGTCGCCCGAAAGGAAACTGCATCTGATACATTGAGCCAGACTATGCCTTTCGTTTCCCCAGACGTGTTTCTCAAACAACGTGTCGCAGCCGTGCAGGAGTATTCCCTGCTAACGGGACAGGCGGTCGCGAATATCTTTACCGGCCCGCACTACTGGGATGACGTCTTCACCCAGATGGATTCCATCGGCGTCGGGTCGATGCCGATCGTCATTCTGACCGGATTTTTCACCGGCTGCGTGCTCGCTCTCCAATCAGCAAGCTCGCTTGAGGCCTTCGGTGCGATCAGCATGACCGGTAGCCTGGTCGCGCTCTCGATGGTCAAGGAACTCGGGCCGGTGCTGACCGGACTGATGATCTCCGGCCGCAACGCGTCGGGAATGGCGTCGGAGCTGGGCTCCATGAAGGTCACCGAGCAGATCGACGCCATGCGCGCGCTGGGCACCGATCCAGTTCGAAAACTAGTCACCCCTCGACTGATGGCCACCGTCTTCATGCTTTTCTTCCTGACCATCGTCTCCGACGCAGTGGGAATCGCGGGCGGCGCCCTGGTCAGCGTGACCATGCTCGGTCTGAATTTTTCGTCCTACTTCCACACCTCCTATCGCTCGCTGACCTACGCGGGAGTGACGCAGGGGTTGGTCAAGCCGCTCTTCTCAGGCTTCATCATCGCGACCGTCGGCTGCTACTTCGGCATGACCACCAAGGGCGGAACTCAAGGCGTCGGTCGTTCGACGACGCAAGCTGTCGTCGTCTCCTCCGTCTTCATCATCATCGTGGACTTCCTGGTAAGCCGCGCGATGATCGGCATCTTTGGCAATCAATAGACCTTGGCAGTGTCAGACGGCGGACGATGGCGAATTCAGTGACTTTGGACAAGACGGAACCGGCTACCGCTGCAAGCAGCGCCGAGCCCGTGGTCGTCTTCGAAGACGTTTCCATCATCTTCGACATCAAGCCGGTACTCGAGAAGATCTCGTTCAGTGTGATGCCCGGTGAGACGCGGATCATCCTGGGTCCGGCAGGCTGCGGCAAGTCGGTTCTGATGAAGCTCGCTAACGGCCTGCTCAAGCCGGATACGGGTTCCATCAAGGTCTTCGGGCAGGATGTGACGAAGATGAGCGAGAACGACCTCTACAAGCTGCGGTCGCGGATCGGCATGGTTTTTCAGGAGTCAGCGCTCTTCGACTCACTCTCGGTGGAAGAAAACGTCGCCTATCGCCTGAACGAAGAGAAGGTTCCCGAAGAGCAAGCGCACAAGCGGGTGGTGGAATCCCTCCGCTTCGTCGAACTGGAAAAGGCGATCTCAAAGTTCCCTTCGGAGCTATCGGGCGGTATGCGCCGCCGCGTCTCCATCGCGCGTGCACTCATCACCAAGCCCGATTTGATCCTTTACGACTCACCCACCGGCGGTCTCGATCCCATCACCTCAACCACGATCGTCGAGTTAGTGGTGAAGCAGCGGGACGTCTCTCACACCACCTCGCTCTTGATCACGCACCGCCTCCAGGACGCTTTCACGCTCGCAACCTACCAGTTCAACACCGAGACCGGGCACATGGAGAAACTGCCCAATAACGGAATCGTACCCAGCACGCGATTCCTCGTTCTCAACGAGGGGCGCATCGTCTTCGACGGCTCCACGGAAGAGCTGGTCCACTCCGATGACCCCTGGCTGAAAGAATATCTCTCCTAGTCCCGTCGCATCTCTGGAGAGCTACTCCCGCCGCCCCTTCTGCCATTCGCTGTACGGAATACGGGGCATCGTAAAAAATGCGTCCTGTGTCTTAACGTAAGAGCCAAGGCCATTCATCCTGCCTATAGCGTGAAGCTCTTCGCCCAGAATGTACGGCCCAGCCGGATCGACGAACTTGTCCTCCACATACATCGCGACCACCTTGCCCAGGATGATCCGCGAATTCCCTATCTCCATCGAGGTGAACTCCTCGCACTCCAGCGCGGCATGGGCCTGCTTGATGCGAGGCACCTTCACTACTTTTGACGGCGCAGTCTCCAGACCGGCCATCTCCAGCTCATCCACCTCTTCGGGAAAGTCGGTCGCACAGATGTTCATCGGGTGCGCGATGTCTTCGGTCACCACGTTCACGACAAACTCGCGGGTTCGGCGGATATTTCTCGCGGTGTCCTTGGGAACGAACTTGCCGCCCGGGCGATTCATGACACCAAGCCCAACCACCGGCGGATCGGTGCAGAGATAGTTGTAGGCGCTGAACGGAGCGGCATTCACTCTGCCTTCTTCGTTCATGCTCGTCACCAGCGCGATGGGCCGCGGCGCCACCAGCCCGATCAGCAGGTTGTAGATCTGGTTTGGTGCCATCTCCGCTATGAAAAAGTGCATCTCTCGGTCCCCCTAAGTACGGCGCAATGAATCTCTTGCGCTGTTCCCATCTTACGGACTCAACCCTTCTGCGATTGATTCGAGACTCCACAGACTTCCATCAGACGGACACGAAGGGCTCCTTTGCGTCTTCTGCCCGGGTTTCCCCGTCTTCTAAGGGAGCCGTTCAGGTACAGTCAAAGAGTGATTTTTATCAATCCCCGCCGTATGTTCCTTGTCTCAGCGATCGCTATCGTGCTGGTATATCCGGTAGCGCCCTCTTGCCAGACTTCGCCTGCACAAACCGTTCTTGCCTCGGGATCGCTTCCAGAAGCGCCCGAACCACAGTTGGCAGCTCCTCTCATGGCGGACTCCTTGGTCGAAGAACCTCAGAGCTCCCAACCACCGGCTTCTTCCAGCGAACAGGTGCCAGCCCC
It contains:
- the hpnE gene encoding hydroxysqualene dehydroxylase HpnE; this encodes MSGAIQRDVVVVGGGLAGTAAALALSQGGAGTSGNSITVLDRRPTLGGRAYSYPHPALEEVIDSQHVILGCCTNLIDLFEQAGAADTIRWYDELFFLEPNGNRTRLAPGSLPAPSHQTMSFLRAPMLGLGDKIGIARGLMEFLRGYPASDAESFAAWLKRTHQTERGIRHFWEPVVVGALNDGFDNCSTKYAGKVFHESFLRSPQAGRLGIPALPLSEWLAPLTDLAQSRGVDVRLKTGMTALEQIAGDRWRVTTDGADFETSNVILAVDFKQTQGILRGLPDGAPIASGFDHFIAAPITTIHLWYDREVIDVDHAVLLDTRIQWIFTKSRIRRWPASRGTYLELVISASWPELKMGREAILASALEELAMFFPAIKTARLVKSSVLKEARATFSVTPGLDHYRPTQKTQWPGLFLAGDWTATEWPSTMEGAIRGGRLAAGAIVGDAARYLSAELPATGLMPLLVR
- a CDS encoding phytoene/squalene synthase family protein: MEPPTLEIAAAYAVCEAIAKREAKNFYYSFRVLPRAKRDAMCAIYAFMRRADDLSDDETFSIEVRRVMMDEWIAAWRRSTLEDTDPVFVAVRDTQARFGISDDLLEQLVQGTTMDLYPDETDDGQISGYADFDALYRYCYLVASVVGLVCIRIFGYSDARAEKFAEETGIAFQLTNILRDVKEDAERGRSYLPLDLMAGYGLTFDRLQVLSSGELPVENDRQMLRALGEKAEVYYGSAQQLLPLIDRDSRAALWVLVTIYRRLLERIIAADYDVFSERASVPTAQKLTILAQGVLLSFRNRIFG
- the hpnC gene encoding squalene synthase HpnC, giving the protein MSSPAELAVSVHGNLEGASPQYLMPAVRPTLTEAKLWCRNLATTHYENFHVATWFLPKAVRPHFESVYAYCRVSDDLGDEVADPQTALRLLDEWGALLDECYDAPAQSRHPVFVALHETIVEHNLPRHLFHDLLAAFRLDQTKTRYESLAELNAYSHDSANPVGRLVLLISGHREESLALLSDKICTALQLANFWQDVVEDWERGRRYLPANLMTQFGVTDDDIAARRFTPHFRALMQHLVTYTREMLLEGSAISQHVDRELATTLDLFRKGGESILDAIAAQDFNTLKSRPEVSKSRKLQLLAGAVWGKLLGARS
- a CDS encoding zinc-dependent alcohol dehydrogenase, translated to MLAAVLYGKEDLRLERVPVPLPEEGEIVVRVGAALTCGTDLKVYRRGYHAMMLQPPIPFGHELAGTVSAVGEGVTRFSIGDRVVALNSAPCDVCFFCEHDQQNLCEDLLFNNGAYAEYIRVPARIVEKNTLRIPEGVAFEHAALTEPLACVVRGLEETMARPGDTMVVVGAGPIGLMFMHAAELAGINVIAVVKREDQIASAKLFGASQVVQIHDRIDTVAATRALTPQQRGGDSVIEAVATPMTWGWAVDMVRKGGTVNFFGGPPSGTRVTLDTNRLHYGDITLKASFHHTPAACQTAFELITSGRFKASEYITGRASLADVPQLFHKMLTRSRGASRLEIKTAIFPGSELLESPARAESVLVGAAR
- a CDS encoding MlaE family ABC transporter permease, with product MPFVSPDVFLKQRVAAVQEYSLLTGQAVANIFTGPHYWDDVFTQMDSIGVGSMPIVILTGFFTGCVLALQSASSLEAFGAISMTGSLVALSMVKELGPVLTGLMISGRNASGMASELGSMKVTEQIDAMRALGTDPVRKLVTPRLMATVFMLFFLTIVSDAVGIAGGALVSVTMLGLNFSSYFHTSYRSLTYAGVTQGLVKPLFSGFIIATVGCYFGMTTKGGTQGVGRSTTQAVVVSSVFIIIVDFLVSRAMIGIFGNQ
- a CDS encoding ABC transporter ATP-binding protein; protein product: MANSVTLDKTEPATAASSAEPVVVFEDVSIIFDIKPVLEKISFSVMPGETRIILGPAGCGKSVLMKLANGLLKPDTGSIKVFGQDVTKMSENDLYKLRSRIGMVFQESALFDSLSVEENVAYRLNEEKVPEEQAHKRVVESLRFVELEKAISKFPSELSGGMRRRVSIARALITKPDLILYDSPTGGLDPITSTTIVELVVKQRDVSHTTSLLITHRLQDAFTLATYQFNTETGHMEKLPNNGIVPSTRFLVLNEGRIVFDGSTEELVHSDDPWLKEYLS
- a CDS encoding flavin reductase family protein, with product MHFFIAEMAPNQIYNLLIGLVAPRPIALVTSMNEEGRVNAAPFSAYNYLCTDPPVVGLGVMNRPGGKFVPKDTARNIRRTREFVVNVVTEDIAHPMNICATDFPEEVDELEMAGLETAPSKVVKVPRIKQAHAALECEEFTSMEIGNSRIILGKVVAMYVEDKFVDPAGPYILGEELHAIGRMNGLGSYVKTQDAFFTMPRIPYSEWQKGRRE